TTTTCAGCAGCACGAGTCAAAATTTTGTTCTTGATAACCTTCAGGGAGACACCTTCATCACGAAGCTGAGAACGCAAATCATCAGCCTGTGCGACAGTCAGGCCACGAACGTTGGCAACGACAGCTGAAACTGAATTTGCAAACAGATCAGCGACTTCGTCAACTTTTTGGGCTTTAATCGCAATCGCTTTTTCGCTCATGAGATATCCTTTCCGTAAATAGTTCTATACATAAGAAAACCGCGTACTAGACGCGGCCATGGAAAAATTAGCTTTCCTCGGCAGGAATTACGCTTTGCAGCAACCGACGTCTTAGGTAAAAACGATATTTACTTATATGAGTATATACAAAACGACCTGATTTCTCAAGTCGTTTTACTCGTTATAGTGATGCAACATCAAGGGCAATACCAGGACCCATTGTAGAAGCCAGGTGTGCACTCAGGACGTAAGTGCCTTTAACTGTACTTGGACGAGCCGAGAGAACAGTAGAAGAAACGGTCTTAACGTTCTGTGCCAATTTTTCAGCATCAAATGAAACTTTACCAACTGGTACGGCAACGTTACCATTTTTGTCGGTCCGGTATGTGACTTGGCCGCCCTTGGCATCTTTAACTGCCTTAGCAACGTCCAGCGTCACAGTTCCTTCTTTAGGATTAGGCATCAAGCCTTTTGGTCCTAAAGCACGGCCGACACGGCCGACTTTAGCCATTTGATCCGGTGTTGCAATCGCAACATCGAAGTCAGTCCAGCCAGCCTTGACCTTCTCGACCAATTCGTCTGTGCCAACGAAATCAGCACCGGCATCAGAAGCTTCCTTAGCCTTATCGCCTTCAGCAAAGACAGCAACCTTTTTATCATTGCCAGAACCGTTAGGCAACACAATGGCACCACGCAGCTGCTGATCAGCTTTAGTCGTATCAACATTCAAGTCAAAGACAACTTCAACATTGGAATCGAACTTTGTAAAAGCAATCTCTTTAACGAGTGCTGTGGCATCAGCCAAAGAATATTTCTTGCTTGCGTCAACTTTTTCAACGGCGGCTAAATACTTTTTACTGTGTTTTTTAGTCATTATTCGGCACTCCCTTCTGCAGGCACGTCAGTAGCGTCAGCGTCATCATCATCTTTCTTAGGTACGATACCAGCTTCAGCAGCAGCACCTTCAGCTTCAGCTTCGGCTTCGGCTTCGGCAATTTCAGCACCGGTAGCCAAGCGTGCAGCACCATCATCCAATGACTTGCCATCAATCAAAAAGCCCATAGAACGAGCAGTTCCACTAACAACTTTCACAGCAGCTTCGACACTGGCTGCGTTCAAATCAGGCAGCTTAATCTTTGCAATTTCTTCTATCTGAGCTGAGGTCACATTAGCAACCTTTAACGTATTTGGTTGTCCAGAACCCTTATCAACTTTTGCTGCCTTACGGAGCAAGTCCGATGCAGGAGGTGTCTTCAAAACAAAGGTGAAAGAACGATCGTCATAAACAGAAATGACAACTGGGATGATTGAACCCGCTTGATCCTTAGTCTGAGCGTTGAAGTCCTTAGTGAACTGCCCGATATTTACACCGGCCTGGCCTAGAGCTGGTCCAACAGGTGGTGCTGGGGTTGCTTTGGCGGCTGGAATTTGTAATTTAACAATTTTTACGACATTTTTTGCCACGATAATGTCTCCTCTCGTAATCTAGCGGTGATACGTAGCCGTGACGCCACTCCCGCACATGATTGTCTACAAACATGCAGTTATGACTATACGCTCTTCCACTGATTTTATCAATCATTTAATGGAAAATTGCTGCCAGCAATAAGACCATCAGCAGCCCGACCACTGAAATCAGTGTTTCCAAAACGGTCCAAGTCTTCAATGTCTCTTTGACATCCAAGTCAAAGAACTCTTTAAACATCCAAAAACCCGCATCATTGACATGACTTGCAGCCAAAGAACCGGCACCGATAGCCAGAACCACAAAAGCTGGATTGATCGCTGTCTGCGCAGCCACGATCGGAGCCACGATACCAGCCGATGTCATACCCGCAACTGTCGCTGAGCCCACCGAAACACGGATAATCACAGCTACCAGCCAAGCAAACAGAATTGGCGACATTGATGAATGGGCAAATGCCTGAGCAATCGCCGTCGAAATACCGCCGGAAGTCAAGACGCCCTTAAAAGCTGCGCCGCCGCCAATAACCATTAATAAATTAGCGATTGACTTGATCGCATCAGATAGCGTTGCGTTAACTTCCTTAATAGAACGCTTTTGGTGACGGCCCATTGACCACATGGCAAACAGCAGCGCAATGACCATCGCAATCAGAGGATTACCAAGAAAAGCGACGATTTTCTGAAAATCAGTCGGATGAAGCAGATAACCATTTTGTGCAGCACTAGTCATGGCTTTCCAAGCTGTATCGCCAATCACGCCACCGTATACTTGCTTGCCGCCATTGACAATCATCGTAATAATAGTTGTCACAACCATAAAGATAACAGCCATCAAAGAAGTCAGAATTGAAAGCCCAAAAGAAGGTGTTTCTTCTAATTTAAACTCTTTGACAGTTCCTAAGGCATCCAAATGTTTCGTAATTTTGAAGGCTTTGGGCAAATACTTTTGTGCGACACGTGTAAATAATGGGCCGGCCACAATCATTGCCGGAATAGCAACTAAGATACCGTAGATTAAGACCATCCCCATGTTGGCACCAAGCACATTCGTCACCGCTGTTGGTGCAGGCTGCGGCGGCAAGAATCCTTGAGCAGCCGACAACGCTGTCGCCATTGGAATGCCTAAATAAAGCAAAGGCACGCCAGCTTCCAAAGCAATTGTAAAGACAATCGGAATCAAAACAACCAAGCCGACTTCAAATAGCAGAGAAATACCAATAATGAAGGAGGCAAAGGCAACCGCCCACTGCAGGCGTTTTCTGCCAAACATGGCAATCAGTGTTTTGGCAATTCGATAAGAACCACCTGAATCAGATACCAAACGGCCGATCATCGATCCAAAGCCGAAGACGACAACCAGTTCTCCTAATGTGCCGCCAATACCATTTTTAATCGCATCGGCAATACCAGCTGGATTCATGCCTAAAGCGAATGCAACAACAATCGAGACAACAATCAAAGTGACAAATGTGTTGATTTTAAACTTCAAAATCAAAGTTAACAATAAAATAATGCCCAAAACCAAGATTAAAAATGGCCAAACATTCAACCCGCCCATCTGCCAATCATAAAAGCCGGTTTTCGGGTCAACTGTAATAGCTGCTAGTGATAACATAAACTTCCTCCGTCAAATCCTTTTTATGCTCAAATACTTTTTTATTCTTCAGTCATCTTAATGTGAACATGCTCACGCTGAAAATTAGCGATGTTCTCATATTCAGTCTGCAATTGCCGGCTCAAACGGATAAAGATCGGCGTCAATTCACGATAGACCTGATAATTATCCGGATTCGGCTCATAGGTTTTTGCTTCGCCAACCATGCCGGCGATGTTTTCAATCTTATCAGTCAGGCCTAAAGCTTTCTGGCCAATAACCGTGGCAGCCAAAGCGCCGGATTCAAAGGCTTGCGGTACCGTGACAGACTGTTCGAAAATATCTGCCAGCATCTGACGCCACAAAGCTGAACGGGCAAAGCCGCCAGTCGCCTGAACCGATTTCAAATCGCCGACGACTTCTTCTAGCGCCAAAGCTACCATATAAATATTGAAAATAATCCCTTCCAGAACGGCACGCACCATATGTGCACGCGTGTGGTAATGTGTCAGGCCGAAGAAAGAACCTCTCGCGTTAGCATCCCAAATCGGTGCACGTTCACCACTCAAATAAGGATGAAAGAGCAGACCGTCAGCACCAGCCGGCACTTTAGAAGCAATCTTTGTCAGCAAGTCATAAGAGTCGATGCCCAGTAAGGCAGCTGCTGATTTTTCGGCATCAAACAAATTATCTCTGGCCCAGCGGAAAACATCCCCGCCATTGTTGACAGGCCCGCCGACAACCCAATGATCACGATCCAAAGCATAAGTAAATGTCCGCCCTTTTGGATCAATTTTTGGCTTATCTGTCACAACACGAATCGCACCGGAAGTCCCAATGGTCACGGCTGCCACACCTGGTTGAATCGCATTAACACCCAAATTAGACAAAGGCCCATCACCAGCACCATATATAAAGGGCGTCTGCACCGGAATACCGATCACTTTTGCATATTCAGAAACCATACCGCGTTCAATTTCGTAGGGTTCAACTGGTTTTGGCAATTGGTCAATTGACAAGCCGGTTAATGCCAAGGCCTGCTGATCCCACTGCAGTTTGAAAATGTTAAACAATCCAGTACCTGACGCGATGGAAATATCCATCTTATTCGCGTTGAATAAACGGTGAAAAATATATTCCTTAATACCTAAGTAATGGGCAGCTTTTTTATAAATATCCGGCCGTTCGTTTTTCAGCCATAGCAATTTGCTTAAAGGTGCCATGGGATGAATCGGCGTACCGGTCTTGCTGTAAATTTCCTGGCCAGTACCATCTTTTTTCAGCTGTTCGGCATATTTGACAGCTCGGCCATCGGCCCAAGTAATCACACGCGTCAAGGGCTGCCAATCTTTATCAAAAGCAATTAAAGAATGCATCGCAGAGCTAAAGGAAACGCCCAACACTTGATCACCTTGTTTTAATTCGGCCTTGCGCACAACATCGGTCAAAGAATCAATCAAAGCTTCGAAAATCTCCACTGGATCTTCTTCAGCCATATCAGGCTCGTCTCTGTAAAGGGGATACCCATTATTAGCAGAGGCGATCACATGCCCTTTGAGATCAAAAAGGACTGATTTTGTACTAGTTGTTCCAAGGTCCACACCAATCATGTAGTCCATATCTATCCTCCAATGTAAGAAGCTGCCCGAATTATGCTCAATAAAAAAAGCCGAAAAATGAGTTGCGAAACCATTTCTCAGCTTGGAAATCTATTTCAGGCAAACGGTTACCTGATAAATTATACACTCAATAAATCTTATCGATATCGTTGAAAGGAACTTCAGTTTCAGTTTCTCGGCCAAACATGTCAACCAATACTTTGACCTCTTGTTTTTCGCGGTCAATCGCTGTTACTTTGCCTTCCATACCATTCATGGCACCACCAACAATTGAAACCGTCTCGCCGACTTCAACATTCAGATCATCAACTTTGCGTTCGATCAGGCCCATGCGGTGCATGATCCGGTCAATCTCATCTTTCGTTACAGGGTTTGGCTTTGATCCTTGTCCATGAGAACCCAAGAATCCAGTCACACCAGGCGTGTTACGGACAACATACCAAGATTGGTCTGTCATCACCATTTCAACCAGCACATAACCAGGGAAATCGTTTTCGACAACCTTTTTCAATTCACCATTAGGCCCAGTCTTAATCGTTTCGTTTTCCGGCACAATGACCTGAAAAATGAAATCAGTCATGCCCATTGATTCACGACGCTGCTCTAAGTTTAGTTTGACACGATTTTCGTAACCAGAATAGGTATGAACCACGTACCAATCCTTTTGTAATTCTTGTTCAACCATTATTGCCTCTTTTTAATCAAAATAAAAAACCTCGGTCGCCCTTGGTCTCTTTAATAACAATTTTAACTGATTTTTATCGATTCATCAACAAGCGAACGCCAAGTCCGACTAAATAATCAACAATTCCAAGAAAGCCGGCAAAAAAAATCGCACTGAAGATCACATAGCTCGTGTCCCGACTGGTCTCACTGCCATTCAGCCAAGTCACTTTTTTCATTTCTGCAATTGTACCTTTAATATAGCGAATCATAGTTAAGTTCATTTTAACAGATTTTTTCCATCTGCTTATGTCCATTATTCGCCTAAACCATAAAAATGTGCGTAAATATCTCTGGTCACACGCTTTTTCCGATAATCCAGCGAGTGCGCTTTGACCTGCTTTTGAACAATTTGCGCCTGTTTTAAATCACCAAACAGTTCTTTAATGGCAAGCGATTCTTTGTCGCCAGCCCGAAAATCAGTTTGGCTGATCGCATCCTCAAAATCCATTTTTGTCTGCGCCTGATTCCACCCGTGATCTACCGGATCATATCCGTTAAAGGCCAGTTCTTCTAAGGACACATTCTGGCGACGGTTCTGTTCCTTTTTAGAATAACTTTTACGCAGCAGATCCATAGCTTTATGCTGCAGTGCAGCGTAATAATAGGTGGTAAATTTGCAGTTCCCATTTGTATGGTAACGACGCACTGCGTGCATGAGAACCGTCAAACACTCACTTTCCCAATCATCCAGCTCCAAAACATTGCTTAAATAATGATAATAAATTTTTCTGACTAACCCCTTAGTGACCAAAATAATGTGTTCATAACCCGTCTCATCCCCTTGACTAATTTTATTCAGTGCCTTTTCTATCCGCATCAACTTAACCTCTTCCAAAATTTAAAGTCAGCTTAGCTTACACGATCGATTAGGATAAGCGAATATATGTTCGTATTTTCAGGAATTATCGTGAATAATGTTTTACTAATAATTAAGGGCACTCGGGGGCGGGGGCTTTTTTCAACAGAAAAACCGCTCAGCTGAGAACAAAGTATTAAAATAATAAAATTTTAATAGATTACATTAAGACCCAATGCGGCGGCTATTAAAGCCTTGATAGATTAATAATGCGGCAGCAACGCCGGCATTCAGCGACTGCACGTGCCCGACCATTGGAATCGTCAGCATTTGATCAACTTTCTTTTTAGTCTGCGGCGAAATGCCGCGTCCTTCATTGCCGATGACCAATGCGACTGGTCCTTTAGCATTCCATTGGGTATAGTCCTGACCTTTCATATCCGTGCCGAAAATCCAAAAGCCTGCATCTTTTAAACTGTCAATAGCATTATTGATGTTGGTCACGCGGGCAACTGGGACGTGCTCAATTGCTCCGGTTGAGATTTTAGCAACTGTTTGCGTCAATTGGACGGCACGTCTTTTCGGAATAATGATCCCATCAATGCCTGCTGCATCAGCCGTTCGTAAAATCGAACCTAAATTCTGCGGATCTTCGATCTCATCTAAAATAACCAAAAAAGGGTCGTGATCAGTTTTTTTGGCTAGAATTTCTGGCAATGACACGTAACTGTAGGCTTCTATTTCAACTGCCACACCTTGGTGGTTGCCATGATCGGTCAATTCGTCCAAACGTCGGTTATCAACTTTAACAATCGGCTGATGACCAATAACAGCCTTCTTTTCAATCTCCAAAACACGATTTTTTGCCAGAGAATCGCTTAAATAAATACGGCTGACGCTTTTATTGTTATCCAGCGCCTCGATGGCGGCATGAATCCCGTATACAACTTCTTTAACCACGTGTCTGCCCGCTTTCTACTTTCTCTATCATCCAATTAATGATCTGATCCAGACGCTTTTGATCATTCTTCAAATATAGATAACCCAAAACAGCTTCAACACCTGTCGAAATCTGATAGGTAGCAAAATCAGTATTTTTGGCCTTCGTATGCGGATGCGAATTGCGTCCACGTTTATAAATCTCGGTCTCTTCTTCAGTTAAAATGTGTTCTTCTTCTAATAAAAAGTAAAGCTTGGCATGTGCTTTGGCAGCAACAAATTCCTTGGATCGTTTTTGAAGATCGTTCACTTTTGTTAATCCCGTGGAAAGTAAATAAGTTCTAATTTTCAGTTCATCAACGGCATCGCCGATAAAAGCCAGCGAAAGTCCATTGAAACCCTTGACATCTGTAATCATGGTCTTTATTATAGTGTGCAATTCACTTATTTTAGTGTGAAGATTTAATTATTTAGGAGAAAGTTTTAAAATGAAAAAATTAGTAAGCAAGTTTTTTAGCGGTTTAGTGTCGGCGATTGCAGTTACTGGTATTTTTGCGACAGCTGGAAGTCAAGTTCAAGCGGCGGGAAATAAACAGGATGTGCTGTATTCGAAGATCAAAACCCGAGGGA
The Oenococcus kitaharae DSM 17330 DNA segment above includes these coding regions:
- a CDS encoding gluconate:H+ symporter, which produces MLSLAAITVDPKTGFYDWQMGGLNVWPFLILVLGIILLLTLILKFKINTFVTLIVVSIVVAFALGMNPAGIADAIKNGIGGTLGELVVVFGFGSMIGRLVSDSGGSYRIAKTLIAMFGRKRLQWAVAFASFIIGISLLFEVGLVVLIPIVFTIALEAGVPLLYLGIPMATALSAAQGFLPPQPAPTAVTNVLGANMGMVLIYGILVAIPAMIVAGPLFTRVAQKYLPKAFKITKHLDALGTVKEFKLEETPSFGLSILTSLMAVIFMVVTTIITMIVNGGKQVYGGVIGDTAWKAMTSAAQNGYLLHPTDFQKIVAFLGNPLIAMVIALLFAMWSMGRHQKRSIKEVNATLSDAIKSIANLLMVIGGGAAFKGVLTSGGISTAIAQAFAHSSMSPILFAWLVAVIIRVSVGSATVAGMTSAGIVAPIVAAQTAINPAFVVLAIGAGSLAASHVNDAGFWMFKEFFDLDVKETLKTWTVLETLISVVGLLMVLLLAAIFH
- a CDS encoding Mini-ribonuclease 3, producing MITDVKGFNGLSLAFIGDAVDELKIRTYLLSTGLTKVNDLQKRSKEFVAAKAHAKLYFLLEEEHILTEEETEIYKRGRNSHPHTKAKNTDFATYQISTGVEAVLGYLYLKNDQKRLDQIINWMIEKVESGQTRG
- a CDS encoding sigma factor; protein product: MRIEKALNKISQGDETGYEHIILVTKGLVRKIYYHYLSNVLELDDWESECLTVLMHAVRRYHTNGNCKFTTYYYAALQHKAMDLLRKSYSKKEQNRRQNVSLEELAFNGYDPVDHGWNQAQTKMDFEDAISQTDFRAGDKESLAIKELFGDLKQAQIVQKQVKAHSLDYRKKRVTRDIYAHFYGLGE
- the gntK gene encoding gluconokinase, whose translation is MDYMIGVDLGTTSTKSVLFDLKGHVIASANNGYPLYRDEPDMAEEDPVEIFEALIDSLTDVVRKAELKQGDQVLGVSFSSAMHSLIAFDKDWQPLTRVITWADGRAVKYAEQLKKDGTGQEIYSKTGTPIHPMAPLSKLLWLKNERPDIYKKAAHYLGIKEYIFHRLFNANKMDISIASGTGLFNIFKLQWDQQALALTGLSIDQLPKPVEPYEIERGMVSEYAKVIGIPVQTPFIYGAGDGPLSNLGVNAIQPGVAAVTIGTSGAIRVVTDKPKIDPKGRTFTYALDRDHWVVGGPVNNGGDVFRWARDNLFDAEKSAAALLGIDSYDLLTKIASKVPAGADGLLFHPYLSGERAPIWDANARGSFFGLTHYHTRAHMVRAVLEGIIFNIYMVALALEEVVGDLKSVQATGGFARSALWRQMLADIFEQSVTVPQAFESGALAATVIGQKALGLTDKIENIAGMVGEAKTYEPNPDNYQVYRELTPIFIRLSRQLQTEYENIANFQREHVHIKMTEE
- the nusG gene encoding transcription termination/antitermination protein NusG, whose product is MVEQELQKDWYVVHTYSGYENRVKLNLEQRRESMGMTDFIFQVIVPENETIKTGPNGELKKVVENDFPGYVLVEMVMTDQSWYVVRNTPGVTGFLGSHGQGSKPNPVTKDEIDRIMHRMGLIERKVDDLNVEVGETVSIVGGAMNGMEGKVTAIDREKQEVKVLVDMFGRETETEVPFNDIDKIY
- the secE gene encoding preprotein translocase subunit SecE; the encoded protein is MIRYIKGTIAEMKKVTWLNGSETSRDTSYVIFSAIFFAGFLGIVDYLVGLGVRLLMNR
- the rplA gene encoding 50S ribosomal protein L1; this encodes MTKKHSKKYLAAVEKVDASKKYSLADATALVKEIAFTKFDSNVEVVFDLNVDTTKADQQLRGAIVLPNGSGNDKKVAVFAEGDKAKEASDAGADFVGTDELVEKVKAGWTDFDVAIATPDQMAKVGRVGRALGPKGLMPNPKEGTVTLDVAKAVKDAKGGQVTYRTDKNGNVAVPVGKVSFDAEKLAQNVKTVSSTVLSARPSTVKGTYVLSAHLASTMGPGIALDVASL
- the rlmB gene encoding 23S rRNA (guanosine(2251)-2'-O)-methyltransferase RlmB, whose protein sequence is MVKEVVYGIHAAIEALDNNKSVSRIYLSDSLAKNRVLEIEKKAVIGHQPIVKVDNRRLDELTDHGNHQGVAVEIEAYSYVSLPEILAKKTDHDPFLVILDEIEDPQNLGSILRTADAAGIDGIIIPKRRAVQLTQTVAKISTGAIEHVPVARVTNINNAIDSLKDAGFWIFGTDMKGQDYTQWNAKGPVALVIGNEGRGISPQTKKKVDQMLTIPMVGHVQSLNAGVAAALLIYQGFNSRRIGS